The DNA segment GAAAAGCTTGCCTATGCAGGCAATAGGTTACTTAGTTAATCCTCTCCGTACACTTACCAGGTTGGCAGGGATATGACTTAGACTTTGCAGGTGTCCTGCTTCCACATACTTTTCTAAGAGCATTGCATACCATTTGAGAACCCAGTTGTGGAATTTCCTCTCTTATTTTAGAATAACAAAAATTATGGAGAGCGACATGGTTCCAACACCGTTTTTCTTTAGCTTGAAGAGCAATTGCATTACAGCCTCGGCTGAAACACTTTTGCGTTTCCAAAAGGGTCTCAAAATCTTTATCGGAAAGGGTCAACTTAAGAGAAATGGTTCGTTTCATACAAGCTATTTTAAACCATGGCTACAAATTAAACAATCTAAAAAGGAGCGATGCTTCCTCCCCTCCCTAAAGGAAGGGGTATCCGCATCGATATTTTGATGAAAAACACTCTATTGAACCTTGCTATCAAGCTAGGGCCCAAAAAGAAAAACAAGGGGACCGACCGGATCCTTGTTGTCTCGACAACAGGGCTGGGTGACTCCCTATGGGGAAGCCCTGCAATCCGCGCTTTGAGGCAAAAATACCCGAACGCCTATATCGCCCTTTTGACAAGCCCGATTGGAAAAGCAGTCTTTCAAAATAACCCCCACCTCAACGAAATCTTTCTGTTGTCCCCCGCACGGCTCAAAACGTTAAGAAAAAAGCGATTTGAAACGGCCTATATTTTTCATACATCGCAACGGATTGCCCTTCCTTTAGCAGCGCTAACAGGCCCCTCGAAGATTGTGGGGACATTGGGCATTAACAAAGGGATGGATCACTTGCTTACCCACCCTCAAAACCCCGACTACATCCATGAAATTGAAAGGCGTTTGAAGTTGGTTGGTGCAGAAGGGGCCCCGGCAGAAATGGAACTTTTTTTAACCGAACGGGAAAAAAGTGCCGCTTTAAAATATCTTCCCGATGAAGGGCTTGTTATAGGGATGCAC comes from the Candidatus Neptunochlamydia vexilliferae genome and includes:
- a CDS encoding glycosyltransferase family 9 protein encodes the protein MLPPLPKGRGIRIDILMKNTLLNLAIKLGPKKKNKGTDRILVVSTTGLGDSLWGSPAIRALRQKYPNAYIALLTSPIGKAVFQNNPHLNEIFLLSPARLKTLRKKRFETAYIFHTSQRIALPLAALTGPSKIVGTLGINKGMDHLLTHPQNPDYIHEIERRLKLVGAEGAPAEMELFLTEREKSAALKYLPDEGLVIGMHPGAKDKFKQWSPKHFVTLGRRLAKEKEAKIVVTGDKGEAPLAKQIAANIPGAVSVAGKLPLRVSAALIEKCDLFITNDTGPMHIALAMKTPTYALFSPTDPKRCGPYKAPHGQVIEKPLTCTPCIRKRCQEPFCMEQISPDEVYERLH